The Solanum lycopersicum chromosome 6, SLM_r2.1 genome has a window encoding:
- the LOC101265548 gene encoding probable CoA ligase CCL9 isoform X2 → MFLAVIRVRATAAPLNSAYMPEEFEFYLSDSESKLLLIAKEGNKAAEAAAAKLNITRIKVSVPSSDSDVILSLSIPLSDCDLVSEIVNDPSDVALFLHTSGTTSRPKGVPITQHNLVSSVNNIKSVYKLTESDSTVIVLPLFHVHGLIAGLLSSLGAGGSVTLPASGRFSASSFWSDMLKSNATWYTAVPTIHQILLDRHFSNPESSYPRLRFIRSCSAALAPSVLARLEEAFGASVLEAYAMTEATHLMCSNPLPENGPHLPGSVGKPVGQELGILNENGVVQGANEKGEICIRGPNVTKGYKNNPEANKSAFQFGWFHTGDVGFLDSDGYLHLVGRIKELINRGGEKISPIEVDAVLVSHPEIAQAVAFGVPDDKYGEEINCAVIPREGSKIDEGDVLVFCKKNLAAFKVPKRVFMTDSLPKTATGKIQRRLVAEHFLAQISTAKVPKFGA, encoded by the exons ATGTTTCTAGCTGTGATTCGAGTTCGAGCCACAGCAGCGCCATTGAATTCAGCGTATATGCCTGAAGAATTCGAGTTTTATTTATCAGATTCTGAGTCTAAACTGTTGTTAATTGCGAAAGAAGGAAATAAGGCAGCTGAAGCAGCGGCTGCAAAGCTCAATATTACTCGGATTAAGGTGTCTGTGCCCAGTTCCGATTCCGATGTGATTCTCAGCCTGAGTATTCCGTTATCAGATTGTGATTTGGTTTCTGAAATTGTGAATGATCCATCCGATGTTGCACTTTTTCTACATACATCAGGCACTACCAGCAGACCAAAAGGCGTTCCCATAACACAGCACAATTTAGTATCATCTGTGAACAATATTAAATCGGTTTACAAACTCACTGAATCGGACTCTACAGTAATCGTCTTGCCACTGTTTCATGTTCATGGGTTGATTGCGG GATTACTGAGCTCGCTTGGTGCTGGAGGATCTGTAACGCTCCCTGCTTCTGGTAGATTCTCTGCTTCATCTTTCTGGTCTGATATGCTCAAGTCCAACGCCACTTGGTACACCGCGGTGCCTACCATTCACCAGATCCTATTAGACCGTCATTTCAGCAATCCAGAGTCTTCTTACCCGAGACTCCGGTTCATTAGGAGTTGTAGTGCTGCTCTTGCACCATCCGTATTGGCACGGTTAGAGGAAGCATTTGGTGCGTCTGTTTTAGAGGCATATGCAATGACAGAGGCAACACATTTGATGTGTTCAAATCCATTACCAGAAAATGGTCCACATTTGCCAGGGTCAGTAGGGAAGCCAGTGGGCCAAGAATTGGGGATATTGAATGAGAATGGTGTGGTACAAGGGGCTAATGAAAAAGGGGAAATTTGCATTAGGGGTCCAAATGTTACAAAAGGATATAAGAATAATCCTGAGGCTAATAAATCTGCTTTTCAATTTGGTTGGTTTCATACTGGAGATGTGGGATTTTTGGACTCTGATGGATATTTGCATTTGGTTGGAAGGATCAAGGAGTTGATCAACCGTGGAG GGGAAAAGATATCTCCAATTGAAGTGGATGCAGTCCTTGTTTCTCATCCAGAGATTGCTCAGGCTGTTGCTTTCGGAGTTCCTGATGACAAGTATGGTGAAGAg ATAAACTGTGCTGTCATTCCACGTGAAGGGTCAAAGATAGACGAAGGAGATGTGTTAGTATTCTGCAAGAAAAATCTAGCAGCCTTTAAGGTTCCCAAAAGGGTGTTCATGACTGATTCTCTACCAAAAACTGCAACTGGAAAAATTCAGCGACGACTTGTTGCAGAGCATTTCCTTGCACAGATCTCAACTGCTAAAGTGCCTAAGTTTGGAGCTTGA
- the LOC101265548 gene encoding probable CoA ligase CCL9 isoform X1 — protein MATLTMLLKNVAEKFPTRNAVSVSGRFIVTHKRLQQLIEQAASLLVAAGIQPGDVVALTFPNTIEFVVMFLAVIRVRATAAPLNSAYMPEEFEFYLSDSESKLLLIAKEGNKAAEAAAAKLNITRIKVSVPSSDSDVILSLSIPLSDCDLVSEIVNDPSDVALFLHTSGTTSRPKGVPITQHNLVSSVNNIKSVYKLTESDSTVIVLPLFHVHGLIAGLLSSLGAGGSVTLPASGRFSASSFWSDMLKSNATWYTAVPTIHQILLDRHFSNPESSYPRLRFIRSCSAALAPSVLARLEEAFGASVLEAYAMTEATHLMCSNPLPENGPHLPGSVGKPVGQELGILNENGVVQGANEKGEICIRGPNVTKGYKNNPEANKSAFQFGWFHTGDVGFLDSDGYLHLVGRIKELINRGGEKISPIEVDAVLVSHPEIAQAVAFGVPDDKYGEEINCAVIPREGSKIDEGDVLVFCKKNLAAFKVPKRVFMTDSLPKTATGKIQRRLVAEHFLAQISTAKVPKFGA, from the exons ATGGCAACGCTCACAATGTTATTGAAAAATGTGGCTGAAAAATTCCCTACCCGCAACGCAGTATCTGTTTCGGGAAGATTCATCGTCACGCATAAAAGGCTACAACAACTTATCGAACAAGCCGCGTCTCTACTCGTTGCTGCTGGTATTCAGCCCGGTGATGTAGTCGCTCTCACATTTCCCAATACTATCGAG TTTGTGGTTATGTTTCTAGCTGTGATTCGAGTTCGAGCCACAGCAGCGCCATTGAATTCAGCGTATATGCCTGAAGAATTCGAGTTTTATTTATCAGATTCTGAGTCTAAACTGTTGTTAATTGCGAAAGAAGGAAATAAGGCAGCTGAAGCAGCGGCTGCAAAGCTCAATATTACTCGGATTAAGGTGTCTGTGCCCAGTTCCGATTCCGATGTGATTCTCAGCCTGAGTATTCCGTTATCAGATTGTGATTTGGTTTCTGAAATTGTGAATGATCCATCCGATGTTGCACTTTTTCTACATACATCAGGCACTACCAGCAGACCAAAAGGCGTTCCCATAACACAGCACAATTTAGTATCATCTGTGAACAATATTAAATCGGTTTACAAACTCACTGAATCGGACTCTACAGTAATCGTCTTGCCACTGTTTCATGTTCATGGGTTGATTGCGG GATTACTGAGCTCGCTTGGTGCTGGAGGATCTGTAACGCTCCCTGCTTCTGGTAGATTCTCTGCTTCATCTTTCTGGTCTGATATGCTCAAGTCCAACGCCACTTGGTACACCGCGGTGCCTACCATTCACCAGATCCTATTAGACCGTCATTTCAGCAATCCAGAGTCTTCTTACCCGAGACTCCGGTTCATTAGGAGTTGTAGTGCTGCTCTTGCACCATCCGTATTGGCACGGTTAGAGGAAGCATTTGGTGCGTCTGTTTTAGAGGCATATGCAATGACAGAGGCAACACATTTGATGTGTTCAAATCCATTACCAGAAAATGGTCCACATTTGCCAGGGTCAGTAGGGAAGCCAGTGGGCCAAGAATTGGGGATATTGAATGAGAATGGTGTGGTACAAGGGGCTAATGAAAAAGGGGAAATTTGCATTAGGGGTCCAAATGTTACAAAAGGATATAAGAATAATCCTGAGGCTAATAAATCTGCTTTTCAATTTGGTTGGTTTCATACTGGAGATGTGGGATTTTTGGACTCTGATGGATATTTGCATTTGGTTGGAAGGATCAAGGAGTTGATCAACCGTGGAG GGGAAAAGATATCTCCAATTGAAGTGGATGCAGTCCTTGTTTCTCATCCAGAGATTGCTCAGGCTGTTGCTTTCGGAGTTCCTGATGACAAGTATGGTGAAGAg ATAAACTGTGCTGTCATTCCACGTGAAGGGTCAAAGATAGACGAAGGAGATGTGTTAGTATTCTGCAAGAAAAATCTAGCAGCCTTTAAGGTTCCCAAAAGGGTGTTCATGACTGATTCTCTACCAAAAACTGCAACTGGAAAAATTCAGCGACGACTTGTTGCAGAGCATTTCCTTGCACAGATCTCAACTGCTAAAGTGCCTAAGTTTGGAGCTTGA
- the LOC101265829 gene encoding tubulin beta-1 chain → MREILHIQGGQCGNQIGAKFWEVICAEHGIDSTGRYQGDSDLQLERLNVYYNEASCGRFVPRAVLMDLEPGTMDSVRSGPFGQIFRPDNFVFGQSGAGNNWAKGHYTEGAELIDSVLDVVRKEAENCDCLQGFQVAHSLGGGTGSGMGTLLISKIREEYPDRMMLTFSVFPSPKVSDTVVEPYNATLSVHQLVENADECMVLDNEALYDICFRTLKLTTPSFGDLNHLISATMSGVTCCLRFPGQLNSDLRKLAVNLIPFPRLHFFMVGFAPLTSRGSQQYRALTVPELTQQMWDAKNMMCAADPRHGRYLTASAMFRGKMSTKEVDEQMINVQNKNSSYFVEWIPNNVKSTVCDIPPTGLKMASTFIGNSTSIQEMFRRVSEQFTAMFRRKAFLHWYTGEGMDEMEFTEAESNMNDLVSEYQQYQDATAEEEGYDYEDEEDEQVES, encoded by the exons ATGCGTGAGATTTTGCACATTCAAGGAGGTCAATGTGGAAACCAAATCGGAGCTAAGTTCTGGGAAGTAATCTGTGCCGAGCACGGTATTGATTCCACCGGAAGGTATCAAGGAGACAGTGATCTTCAATTGGAACGACTGAACGTGTACTACAATGAAGCAAGCTGTGGAAGATTTGTTCCACGCGCTGTCCTCATGGATTTGGAGCCGGGAACTATGGATAGTGTCAGATCTGGACCTTTTGGTCAGATTTTCAGGCCTGATAACTTCGTGTTTGGCCAGTCAGGTGCTGGTAACAACTGGGCCAAGGGACACTATACTGAGGGAGCGGAGCTTATTGACTcggtgcttgatgttgtgaggAAGGAGGCTGAGAATTGTGACTGTTTACAAG GTTTCCAGGTTGCTCACTCTCTAGGAGGTGGAACTGGATCAGGAATGGGAACACTCCTTATATCTAAGATCAGGGAGGAGTACCCAGATAGAATGATGCTTACTTTCTCTGTATTCCCTTCCCCCAAAGTTTCAGACACAGTTGTTGAGCCCTATAATGCTACTCTTTCTGTTCACCAGCTTGTTGAGAATGCAGATGAGTGTATGGTTTTGGATAATGAAGCTCTTTATGACATTTGCTTCCGAACTCTCAAACTTACTACTCCGAGCT TTGGGGACCTAAACCATTTGATTTCTGCCACCATGAGTGGTGTAACTTGCTGTCTCCGTTTCCCTGGTCAACTCAACTCTGATCTCCGCAAGCTTGCTGTTAACCTCATCCCATTCCCTCGGTTGCATTTCTTCATGGTTGGATTTGCTCCGCTCACTTCTCGTGGGTCGCAGCAATATCGAGCATTGACTGTTCCTGAGCTAACACAGCAGATGTGGGATGCAAAGAATATGATGTGTGCTGCTGATCCTCGTCATGGTCGATATTTGACTGCTTCAGCTATGTTCCGTGGAAAGATGAGCACCAAGGAAGTCGATGAACAGATGATTAATGTGCAGAACAAGAACTCTTCCTATTTTGTTGAGTGGATCCCTAACAATGTTAAGTCAACAGTCTGTGACATCCCTCCTACTGGTCTGAAGATGGCCTCAACTTTCATTGGTAACTCCACTTCGATTCAGGAGATGTTCCGTAGGGTCAGTGAGCAGTTTACAGCTATGTTCCGAAGAAAGGCTTTCTTGCATTGGTACACTGGAGAAGGTATGGATGAGATGGAGTTTACCGAGGCTGAAAGCAACATGAACGATTTAGTTTCCGAGTACCAGCAGTATCAAGATGCAACAGCTGAAGAGGAAGGTTATGACTATGAAGATGAGGAGGATGAACAAGTAGAATCTTAA